From a single Pigmentibacter ruber genomic region:
- a CDS encoding 4'-phosphopantetheinyl transferase family protein, whose product MSFSSPARIYTIKIPFLKDNPFRKNCDIEFNKFMYNIIYKNNFNEYITDDNVIKSEKFLFFNDSIRYLMTRVFIKKILSKELNLSHDLIQFSYGKYKKPFLNLNNFKKNIYFNVSHSREYIAIATSFIGEIGIDIEYKDFSINFDLMKSQFFSDFEEKYFNQLEKENDKVNYFYRIWSLKEAILKGIGVGLFYSPNLLSVLSSNSLQTKIINLSACDQEENFSSWINYIIDFNDSYALAFSHKGELQKYETIYLDYSN is encoded by the coding sequence GTGAGTTTCTCTTCTCCTGCTAGAATATATACTATAAAAATCCCTTTTTTAAAAGATAATCCTTTTCGTAAAAATTGTGATATTGAATTTAATAAATTTATGTATAATATTATATATAAAAATAATTTTAATGAATATATTACTGATGATAATGTTATAAAATCTGAAAAATTTTTATTTTTTAATGATTCAATTAGATATTTAATGACAAGAGTTTTTATTAAAAAAATACTATCTAAGGAATTAAATTTAAGTCATGATTTAATTCAATTTTCTTATGGTAAATATAAAAAACCATTTTTAAATTTAAATAATTTTAAAAAAAATATCTATTTTAATGTATCTCATTCTAGAGAATATATAGCAATAGCAACGTCTTTTATTGGTGAAATTGGGATAGATATTGAATATAAAGATTTTTCAATTAATTTTGATTTAATGAAATCACAATTTTTTTCTGATTTTGAGGAAAAATATTTTAACCAGTTAGAAAAAGAAAATGACAAAGTAAACTACTTTTATCGAATTTGGTCATTGAAAGAAGCTATTTTAAAAGGAATTGGAGTTGGGCTTTTTTATTCACCAAATTTATTAAGCGTTTTGAGTAGTAATTCCTTGCAAACAAAAATAATAAATTTATCTGCTTGTGATCAAGAAGAGAATTTTTCTAGCTGGATTAACTACATAATAGATTTTAATGATTCATATGCCTTGGCCTTTTCTCACAAAGGTGAGCTGCAAAAATATGAAACAATTTATTTGGATTATTCAAATTAA
- the hutH gene encoding histidine ammonia-lyase — translation MNNLENFLIEPGKLCISNLKNIYFGKYESYVLCNETKRTMQQSVDNVKKLLSNENVKSVYGVNTGFGKLASTRIELQDLTTLQHNLIKSHCTGVGEFFDDSFVRLIAILKVASLARGYSGIRFEVLNSLLTLINKEYYPCIPIKGSVGASGDLAPLAHLVAPLIGIGTVRKNGKIISAIQALDECKLDKLEMQPLEGLSLLNGTQVSTAIALVSLFKLQTVMSACLEASAFSLIAIEGNTQPFDKRIHELRGHHGQMHVAEKMRNLLLEGIGNDYLNKSGRIQDPYSFRCLPQVLGACFEQISSIEKTLEIEANAVTNNPISLFETNEFLSGGNFHAEPVAIAADILAIISTEIASLSERRISILLDSNLSGLPPFLVNNSGLNSGFMIAQVTAAALVSENKSKSFPCSVDSIPTSANQEDHVSMATHAAYRLLEMTENTAYVVAIEFLAALQACDLRKIKGFSGKLLHVYKELRAKIEFYENDRFFSDDIKIAKEYIFENYR, via the coding sequence ATGAATAATTTAGAAAATTTTTTAATAGAACCAGGTAAATTATGTATCTCAAATTTAAAGAATATTTATTTTGGGAAATATGAAAGTTATGTTCTTTGTAACGAAACAAAAAGAACTATGCAGCAATCAGTTGATAATGTAAAAAAATTGCTAAGTAATGAAAATGTTAAAAGCGTGTATGGTGTCAACACTGGATTTGGTAAATTAGCATCTACCAGAATAGAGTTACAAGATCTAACAACATTACAGCACAACTTAATAAAATCGCATTGTACTGGAGTTGGAGAATTTTTTGATGATTCATTTGTGAGATTAATTGCGATCCTAAAAGTTGCTAGTCTTGCGCGAGGATATTCTGGTATTCGATTCGAAGTTTTGAACTCACTTCTAACATTAATCAATAAAGAATACTATCCATGTATTCCAATTAAAGGTTCTGTTGGAGCTTCTGGCGATTTAGCTCCTTTAGCCCATTTGGTAGCACCGTTAATTGGAATAGGGACTGTTAGAAAAAATGGGAAAATAATTTCTGCAATTCAAGCATTAGATGAATGCAAACTTGATAAGCTAGAAATGCAACCATTAGAAGGACTATCATTACTAAATGGAACTCAAGTCTCAACTGCGATTGCATTAGTTTCTTTATTTAAATTACAAACAGTTATGTCAGCGTGTTTAGAAGCTAGTGCTTTTTCACTCATAGCCATTGAAGGCAACACTCAACCTTTTGATAAGAGGATTCACGAATTAAGAGGTCATCATGGGCAAATGCATGTTGCTGAAAAAATGCGAAATCTGCTTTTAGAAGGAATTGGAAATGATTATTTAAATAAATCGGGAAGAATACAGGACCCTTATTCATTTAGATGTCTTCCACAAGTATTAGGGGCTTGTTTTGAGCAAATTAGCTCGATTGAGAAAACCTTAGAAATAGAAGCAAATGCAGTTACAAATAATCCAATTTCACTTTTTGAGACAAATGAGTTTCTTTCTGGTGGAAATTTTCATGCAGAACCAGTTGCAATTGCAGCTGATATTTTAGCAATTATATCTACAGAAATTGCCTCACTATCTGAAAGAAGGATTTCTATTTTGTTGGATTCAAATTTAAGTGGACTCCCTCCTTTTTTAGTTAATAATAGTGGATTAAATTCAGGATTTATGATAGCTCAAGTAACTGCTGCGGCATTGGTTAGTGAAAATAAATCAAAATCATTTCCATGTTCAGTAGATAGTATTCCAACTTCTGCTAATCAGGAAGATCATGTAAGTATGGCAACTCATGCTGCATACAGACTTTTAGAAATGACTGAAAATACTGCTTATGTCGTAGCAATTGAGTTTTTAGCTGCATTACAAGCATGTGATTTAAGAAAAATTAAAGGTTTTTCTGGTAAACTTTTGCATGTTTATAAAGAGTTAAGAGCAAAGATTGAATTTTATGAAAATGATAGATTTTTTTCTGATGATATTAAAATTGCTAAAGAATACATTTTTGAAAATTACAGGTAA
- a CDS encoding aminotransferase class V-fold PLP-dependent enzyme, which translates to MNKEKNNGNSKVYFDCNATAPILKEACQAALWSMERVYANPSSSHIAGAEAKLILEESRIQASKLLNVKPTEIYFTSGATEAIQISVLSVLNWIKDQIKDEPSFLNKKILISKTEHKAVYNSIIHWKKILGVNLEVVQIGVNSKGHISLDEIQEHINDTVFLCTMAVNNETGLITNLKEIEKVIRSSASKVFWLVDCVQALGKISLNFNDLSVDYATFSGHKVHAPKGIGFLYLREKAPQCSLIVGGGQERGIRAGTENHPGIAAIGVILEKLNKIKDGCLDANFKTNQELFHFRSLLLNSLVEAFPAIEINTDLENSVATTLNFSVYGFTSKELMRVFDAAGVSLSGGSACNSKSLDYSHVLEAMNLPEWRKASAIRLSFGLTTSQEEIFLGIKNIQAAGKALKNSCLNLACKIIDDSIDNNSEDSLIHGITQLEYDSSNTWLISDINTRFCVIIDPTFESIDRLISLIKCKNLNIQAVLDTHSHADHVSARSCLLEKLLLKNDACDELGWNSESNILNFNSSTWEIERLETPGHTLDSVSYFLKNKSSLDEKIECVFIGDTVLIGGLGRTDFSISDSKLFYDTIKNLDKKLHDNTILCPAHDYSQSIVTTWGTEKRNNILLKKLFDPLNCMSEKEFFAEKKLIDSQLLETNLQGKLVCGTISNSVLTDKSLPTISIEDLDASVFEIIDIRENAESILFKNWNVLNFINPPKNIPLTKIVNFFNYLINEENKNKPIALLCSTGNRSLAIAKSLRRIGIKNVWSISGGLALSQLKYDNLYNF; encoded by the coding sequence ATGAACAAAGAAAAAAATAATGGCAATTCAAAAGTATATTTTGATTGTAATGCTACAGCTCCAATTTTAAAAGAAGCTTGTCAAGCTGCTCTTTGGTCAATGGAAAGAGTATATGCAAATCCCAGTAGCTCACATATAGCTGGCGCAGAAGCAAAATTAATTTTGGAAGAATCGCGAATTCAAGCAAGCAAATTGTTGAATGTTAAACCTACAGAAATTTATTTTACTAGTGGAGCAACAGAAGCAATTCAAATATCAGTACTTTCTGTTTTGAATTGGATAAAAGATCAAATAAAAGATGAACCTTCTTTTCTAAATAAAAAAATATTAATTTCAAAAACAGAACATAAAGCTGTATATAATTCAATAATACATTGGAAGAAAATATTAGGTGTAAATCTTGAGGTTGTTCAAATCGGTGTGAATAGTAAGGGGCATATAAGTCTAGATGAAATACAAGAGCATATAAATGATACTGTTTTTTTATGTACTATGGCAGTAAATAATGAAACTGGATTAATAACAAATTTAAAAGAGATTGAAAAAGTAATAAGAAGTTCTGCTAGTAAAGTATTTTGGTTAGTAGATTGTGTTCAAGCGCTTGGAAAAATTTCATTAAATTTTAATGACTTAAGTGTTGATTATGCCACTTTTAGTGGCCATAAGGTGCATGCTCCAAAAGGAATTGGATTTTTATATTTGAGAGAAAAAGCTCCACAATGTTCATTAATTGTTGGTGGTGGACAGGAAAGAGGGATTCGAGCAGGGACAGAAAACCATCCAGGTATTGCTGCTATTGGTGTTATTTTAGAGAAATTAAATAAAATAAAAGATGGATGTTTAGACGCAAATTTTAAAACTAATCAAGAATTATTTCACTTTAGAAGTTTACTATTAAATTCTTTAGTAGAAGCTTTTCCCGCAATAGAAATAAATACTGATTTAGAAAATTCTGTGGCCACAACTTTGAACTTTTCTGTATATGGATTTACTTCAAAAGAATTAATGCGAGTATTCGATGCTGCTGGAGTAAGTTTAAGCGGAGGTTCTGCTTGTAATTCGAAATCCCTTGACTACAGTCATGTTTTAGAAGCAATGAATTTACCTGAGTGGAGAAAAGCCTCAGCTATAAGACTTTCTTTTGGATTAACTACATCGCAAGAAGAAATTTTTCTTGGAATAAAAAATATTCAAGCTGCTGGAAAGGCATTAAAAAACTCATGTCTTAATTTAGCATGCAAAATAATTGATGATTCCATTGATAATAATTCCGAAGATTCTCTAATTCATGGCATAACTCAACTAGAATATGATTCTTCAAATACTTGGTTAATTTCTGATATAAATACAAGATTTTGTGTTATTATTGATCCAACATTTGAAAGTATTGACAGATTAATAAGTCTTATAAAATGTAAAAATTTAAATATTCAAGCAGTTTTAGATACCCATTCACATGCTGATCACGTTTCTGCAAGATCGTGTTTATTAGAAAAGCTTTTATTAAAAAATGATGCATGTGATGAATTAGGGTGGAACTCTGAATCGAATATTTTAAATTTTAATTCAAGTACTTGGGAAATTGAACGACTTGAAACACCTGGACATACTTTGGATAGTGTAAGTTATTTTTTAAAAAATAAATCTTCATTGGATGAAAAAATTGAATGTGTTTTTATAGGTGATACTGTTTTGATAGGAGGTTTAGGTAGAACTGATTTTAGTATTAGTGATAGTAAATTATTTTATGATACAATTAAAAATCTTGATAAAAAATTGCATGATAATACTATTCTTTGTCCTGCGCATGATTATAGCCAATCTATTGTAACAACATGGGGAACAGAAAAAAGAAATAATATTTTATTAAAGAAATTATTTGATCCATTGAATTGTATGAGTGAAAAAGAATTTTTTGCAGAAAAAAAACTGATAGATTCTCAATTACTTGAAACAAACTTGCAAGGAAAATTAGTTTGTGGAACAATTAGTAATTCTGTATTAACAGATAAAAGTTTACCAACAATATCAATTGAAGATTTAGATGCAAGTGTTTTTGAAATTATAGATATTAGAGAAAATGCAGAGTCAATTCTTTTTAAAAACTGGAATGTTTTAAATTTTATAAATCCGCCCAAAAATATTCCTCTCACTAAAATAGTAAATTTCTTTAATTACTTAATTAATGAAGAAAATAAAAATAAACCTATTGCTTTACTATGTTCTACAGGAAATCGTTCATTAGCAATTGCAAAAAGCTTGAGAAGAATTGGGATAAAAAATGTTTGGAGTATTAGTGGCGGATTAGCTTTATCGCAACTAAAATATGACAATTTATATAATTTTTAA